Genomic segment of Malania oleifera isolate guangnan ecotype guangnan chromosome 7, ASM2987363v1, whole genome shotgun sequence:
gatcattggtgaaagtaagttggaattcatccctgagttgaggtaaggttttttaagccaattttggtcttatggtagttataggaaatgatgtacacgtgaaaatactgaagtttaatactaggagttttcattttcagggcaTTGATTAGGAAATCGTACGGGTGTGAGActagagtttataggggctttctcagtagtcaggtaagggaataaattaaagtagttattttcatgcaaattattattatttatgagaaaagttattttctagaaagcatgtattatatctatagaTTACGAAGGAATgcacgtttgagaaaaatactgctactatgttgaaatgtatatatgtatgtatgagatgtcaaaaactttgattttagaatacaatatatggttttatacagcagatgtgtggcatgaatattattttacgtggagaaatatcatgatatgacaatgatatgaatgaaatatgttttaggaaattatgaaagaatacagtacattatgatgttgaataAACATGAtgaattgattattttcagaatgatatctatatatgaaatgatttcgacgCGAGGCCGTGTTTATGTATAATTTCgatgcgaggccgtatttatgtatgatttcggcgcgaggtcgtatttatgagacgatcagcacgaggccgtatttatgaaatgtttggcccgaggccgtatttatgaaattatgaaagatgttatattatcatgtattatatgttatcagaacccggatgttagtttagtttagcttaggagcacgataccgtagcttatGGATCAGAcatctatgatcagattagtgctaaccactccatgagggggtggaagatggatagtcggtgtggcttttagtagagggtggatgtccacctggcagtccggattagggtgtggcaggcccatcgtacttacaaacatttttgactcggcagtggtcggccagccattgtcgagtcccgcctttgggctgcacaacccgtcatggggagtaatacatggcattagctaactattcatcctggttatgttttcattattattagaTATAACAGACGTTTTATGTACtgtatgagttactagaaaaatatgaaaatatatgatgatttagtatattatgacgaatgtttacagatatatgaaatgtattgtatatgtataactgcattatatattcatgttaccacacaactgtatttagtttattttcccttactgagaagtatctcacctccgaacattaaatgattttcaggaaacccagagggaccggtgggtcaaggccgtcgttgagtgggtttagcttccctactagaagggttagcgttgaactaggatcagaagatttttgttgtagatcctagtgttattttgacatttgggagattgtatatatacaCAGTATTTGACaatgtagtaaactctgatattatgttttatgattggatgattgagattttatttttactgctgcttatgtttccgctgtttatgttaggctatccccgctacccacgggttcgggttgattttctatttattatgctttattttatattaagattttgaggtcgttacaattgaGTTCAAGGGCAGCAATTTCAGCCTTCATGGCCTCAACCCACTTAGGTGATGTACTTGCTTCTAGGTAAGTTGTAGGTTCAGTGTGTGAGGTTGGAGGTCACAAAAGTCTTGTCAGGTGTAGACAACTTATCATAAGATATGGTGGCACTTAGAGGAGAGGGCTTACCTGATAAGATATGGTTTTTCTACTTGTCCAAGTCCTGAGATGGGAGAAGGAAGGTTGACTGCTGACATATGAAATCCTACAAATGAGTAGGAGCTCTCCTTATTCTGGTTGATCTTCTAGGTAAGTGTGTATAGGTGTTGTCATGAGCTTCTGTTTCTGGTCTGGAGTTATTTTGGGAACTGATCTGTTCATTATTTTGTGAATTAGATAATGCAGTAGGCATTGTCTCTACTTCTGAAATGGTATTGGGGCTAACAGTGTTTATGGAGTGATTATGAACAGGTAGAGTGGGAATGGAAATGACCGGGTTTTGAGTAAAACTTAATTCATTTGGATTTGGTAGTGAATTAATGTTGCTGAAATTAGTATCAGGATGGCTGATTTTGTTTGTTTTGAATGGAAAAACAGTTTTATAAAACACAACATTTCGAGAGATGAAAATCTTTTCAGTATCTAGATCCGGAAGTCTATATCCTTTGACACCAAAAGGATAACCAATAAATACTGACTTTCTAGCCCTTAGATCAAATTTTTGTCTTCCATTAACCAATGTGGTAGCAAAGGCCAAGCACCCAAAAACCTTTAGATAAGCATAGCTGGGTTTCCTTTTGAACaaaatctcaaaagggcttttatgaTCTAATAATGGAGATGGAGTTCTATTAATGAGATATACAGTCGTAAGAATGCAGTGGTTCCAATACTTCAATGAAATGCTACTTTGAAATTTTAGTGCTCTTGcaacatttaaaatatgttgatgCTTTCTTTCAACAGtagcattttgttgaggtgtctccaCACATGTTCTTTGGTGTAAAATTCCATGTTTTAGATAAAATTATTTCATGTCAAACTCGCCTCCATTATCACTCCGAATGGTTTTTACTTTTGTTTCAAATTGAGTTTCTATCATCACACAAAAGTTTTGTAAATTGGTGCTTGCTTCTGATTTCAACTTCAACATATAAGCCCAAGTACACCTACTGAAATCATCCACAATAGTCAAAAAATACCTGCAGCCATCATGACTAATCTCATTACATGGACTCCATATATCACAATGTATTAGCTCAAAGTATTTCTTAGATTGATGTTGACTAGTTGGGAATGGTAGCTTGTGTTGTTTAGCTAAAGGAAAAATGAGACATGGGTGATCATCAGAGGGTTTTGGTATGCTGACTTTGGTATCTATGTCAAATTGAGAGTAAGAAGAATGGCCTAATCTATAGTGCCAGAGGTCAAAAGGTTCACTATTATTGCTGACAAAAGCTGAAAGGCTAGTCTTGAGGTTGTATTTGGATAAAGCATCAGATAAAGCTGAAGGAGAGACTTCCTTTTGCAGCATATTATAGAGTCCTTGCTTCATTTCACCCATCCCAGTCATTGTCCAAGTCAAAAGGTCCTGAATATAACagcaatcaaagaagaaaacaaggCAACAATTTAGTTCTTGAGTCATTTTCTTTACTGAAATTAGATTAAAAAAGAAATTGGGAACACAAAGAACATTATGCAATACAAGATTCTTGGTGACTTTGGCTGTTCCTACATGAGTAACAGGCACTATCTGGCCATTTGGTAGAGCTACAAAGGAGGAAATGGTACTTTGGATGGAATGAAATAAGGACTTGGAGCAGATCATATGGTCTGTTGCTCCAGTGTCAAGAATCCAAGGGGTTTCTGAGATATTGCTAGATTTGGAAGTAAAGGCAGAAAGGCACAAAGATATACCAAAAAATTTGTGGTTATTTGCATATGAGGATGAAGGTGTGACCATGGCATGAACATGATTGGCCGAGGGAATGAAGGCTTGGTTGCCTGAGATAGGTTTGAGAAGGGCCAGAAGTTGAGTATCCTAATTGTGTCAATGACGTTTGAGGTTTGTCTTTCAGATCCCCCTGCTCAGGACCAATAGCTGCATTTACATTTGGCAGATTCATAGCAGGTTTGTTCTTCCCTTCTCCTTTGTATCCTGCTAGGTATCCATGCAGTTTGTGGCATTTGTCTACTGTGTGGCCTGGCATTTGGCAATGAGCACATGTGGGCTTGTTTGGATTTGCTTTGAAGCATCTCTCCAGAGAGTGTCCTAGGATTTTACAGAAGGTAGAATAATACCTATTCCTCATTTGTTGCCCAACAGATTGTTTGCTAAAATTCCCTTTGCTCACCAAAGCCATAGAGTCACTCCCAAGGTTGTTTGTAGAAATTTCTCTTCGCTTTTCCTCTTGCTGGATAATGGAGTAAACCTCATTCAAGCTGGGAAAATGTTTGATCAGCAGTATTTGTGCTTTAATAGTGTTTGGTGGTGGATTTGGAGGAGTGGTTTGGCTGGTATTGAAGGATTCCTCCAtcatggctttgataccatataaGACTTTGCCTCTGCTTGCTGTGAGTAAGAACCGCTGAGCTGTAACAGATCGAACACAggggagagaatgagagaatgcaCTTTATTGTAAGAACATGAAAGAATGTTGAACAGAGGAAAGGGAGATGGAGAGAATTCTCATGTATAtcttttgtattaaaaaaaaaaaactatgcaGGATCAGCATAAATAGAGTACAAATGGAATAAAAAATTAGTTGAATGCTAACTACGGGAATAATATACGGTTATTCCTAACAATTTCCCTGTAacagaaaagaggagaaaataaaacaaaataataaaaagaatctgAGTTGTTATGGTTATGGACGGCTGCCTACAGCCAATTTAATTTCCTTCATTCTTCAACAATATTTGTCAAAAGATAAAAAtctttcctaaaattttaaaattttcgtaAACCTACATTTGAAAACTCTCATAGATCTCCTCTACCATTACAATTTTTAGAAACTTATACTGAAGAAAATTTATCTTAATATATGCAAAGGTTTTGcctttttgataaatttcaagaaaaatttacaaaatatttaaaattttaggagagacctttaattaaaaaaaaaaatgtgaataggAAACCCAGAATCATAACAAGAACCCATCTTCAGAACATTTCAGCAAAACTAGAACACTTCTCATAACATTCAAACACTAACGCTAAAAATTCAGTTCCTCCCGCTTCCGTCTATACCACCATCACTTCTAGAATAGCGAGATCCACCGTCACCATAACTGCGATCACGTTCGCCGTTGTATCCTCCGTCACCATACTTGCGATCACGCCCACCACCGTGATTATTATAAGGACTTAAGAATTATTTGTGGACCCTTATTTGTAAGATTAAAAAAGAACCATCTAGATTGAACCAAGGATCATACTAAGACGGTAAGGAAAATAAAAACCCAAGTTAAGAGTTTGTCATATATAAACATTTGTGATCCAAATGCTTTCAAAATAATTGAGACAGATGCAAATGACCTCAGCTATGGTGGAATTTTAAAACAGGTCAAGAATGGTAAGGAACAACTGGTAAGACTTCATTCCGGTACATGGAATAAAACACATAAAAAATATTGAACGGTTAAGAAAGAAATCTTAGCAATCGTTCTTTGTGTTACCAAATTTCAAGATGAccttttaaatcaaaattttcttttaagagTTGACTGCaagtcaacaaattttttttGTAACTAAATATGTGAAAAACTTGGCATCTAAGCACATCTTTGCTAGATGGCAAGCCCTTCTTAGCTtgtttgattttgatattgagcacattaattaagaaaataattatCTTCTAGATTTTCTAACAAAAGAATTTTTTCAGGGAATTTCATGATGGAATCTTCTAGAAAAGTTGGCTCAAACAAGTATGTTAGAAAAAGTTCTCCTAACAATCTCAGAGGAACAATTTCTCCAACAATGCAAAAATCAATATGTCCTTCCTTTAGATCAGAGGAATCACCCTCAAACAATATCAGAAGAACAATTTCTCCAGCAAGTTTACCTGTAACAACTttcttcaaaataaaaatttgtatctCCAAAAAGTTCTCAATGACAAGCTATTTCAAGGCCTATTCTAGTTATTGAATTAGCCAATCGTTTTTCTCCGCTAAAAGAAATTTTCCCCGCAATTTCTTCAAATTTTCAGCTACTCTTGGAAAAGAAACTGTTTCTTCTTCTAAGCTAGTCTTGCCACCTTCCAACCAATCATCATATTACAATTGTccatattttcagaaaaattattttcaaaatttttttgctGTCGAAGATGCCTTATCAAAAAATGATCAGGACCCAAGAAATTTTGCTAAATAGATTATTGATtataaaatttcaaagaattcttgaagattaaaaaaaaactcaaatgttTTATAAATTTATCCTGGTGGACACCAAATTTGTTGAAATTTATGAACATATTGACAGGGACAATCCTGCCAAGGTTGCATTCTCAAAATTTAAAATGAACAAAATAATCTCGTTATCTTCTTGAGAAGATCCAAAcagtaaaagaaaattttcaatcaATTTTGAACCACAATATTTCAATTATTGGGACTATCGAGATGCCTAATACAAGGCAATTCTTTTCCAGaacaacaaattttcattttcttgGTTCATTTAATTCGGTaaggaattttctaaaaaaaaactcTAGTCTAATTTCATGACTGGTGGGAAAAGTTTGGCCCAGTCCAAGAAATCTTGCCCAACAAGATAAAAGAAAATAATGAGTTCTGACTTGATAAGCTAAGCCTACCTGACGAATGACTTGATTTTCCCaatttatacatgtttttcaaGTTCTTTAATCTCACTTGGATGCTAATGATAGACTACAATTTTATGACCGAAACAATTTTGAATCATGAAATCACGTTCTTCGGGCGTCAACCCAAAGTTCGATGGTGGAACAATCTTTTTCAAAAGGAAGAATTTGTTAAATGGTTAAAAAATAATCCACAGTCCTTGAAGAAAATTCTTGATGATCCCCAGCAAGCAAAATTCTTAACAAATAAATCCCAACTCCAAACTTGTTTGGCTCAAGCGAAATCAATTGAAAAAACAATGAAGATCCTTAGAGATTATGAAGAAACAATCTCGTCAACAAGTTGATCACAAGATTATGGACCTAAAAATGAAGATGACTGTGTTGGAATCGCCTAATAGTTTGAGTGAAGAACAATTTTTGAAGAAATAATCATTATTGCAACAAGAAGCCAAAAGTGGGAAGAAATAATTATTATTGGAACAAGAAGCACATGAGAATGAATAATTATTGCAACAAGAAGTCAAAAGTAGGTTTGTTTGGAAAAACAATTATTCATCTAGACATACAAAATCGAATAATTGTTTTTTCAAACAGGCTCACTTTTGGCTTCTTATTGCTATAATTATTCTTTCTCACGTGctttttgtaatgccccaacctgggtcttccAGAAAGTACTATATCTCTtttcctccacctagaccagacagtAGGGGGGCGGGCCTTCTCGAACTAATGATTGATctcacagaccaacacgtgtcattttcaatgtattttatccttactcacacacttcctcagaaaacttctcagaatgtcactcatcccaagattactccaaactAAGCGCGTTTACTCATGAAGTTCTTATGAGAAGACtctcgaaaagaaatgtgcaccttattAATATGGGTAATAACAtaaaatcctttttaagtctttctttcaCAAGGTATCACATTTtccccccacttacagaacgcataCTCATTGCAAACCCACATTTTCAACCCCAGGCAATGTGAACCTCATCACACTTCTAGTTGAGTTTGATGTCATTTTCAGTGTCTTTTGTTCTCGCTCACACtttttgagaaaacttcccaaaaagTCACTcatctcaagattactccaagtcaaaaACGCTTAACCGTGAAATTTTTATAcgaaaactctaaaaaaaaaatatgcactTTATTGATATGCGTAGTaatatcaaatcctttttaagcatTTCTTTcacagggtatcacattctccctcaCTTGCACGCAACGTTCTCAGCGAACCCACAATTTCAAATTCAGGTAATGTGAATTTCATCACACTTCCAGTTAAGTAATttctttgataccatttgtaacgtcTCAACTTGAGTCTCATGGGaagactcaaaaaaaaaaagcactttATTGATATGATAGTAACAttaaatcctttttaagtctttctttctCATGATATCATTCTCCTCCACCTAGAGAACTCACATTTCGAAACACAAGCAAAATAAATCTCATTACACTTCTGATTGAAAAATTTATCTGATACCATTTATAACGCCCCAACTTGAGTCTATTAGAGAACACTGTGTCACTCCTCCTGCACTTGAACCAAACAACAAGgaccttatcgaactaatgactggtCCCAAAAACCACCAACATATTCCtttcagtgtgttttatcctcactcacacacttcttgagataACCTTTCAAAAAATCACTCATCCAAGATTACTTCAAGTTAAGTACACTCCACTCCACTTAATCGTGAAATCTTATTGGGaagacttttgaaaaaaaaatatacaccttattaatatgaataataataatatcaaaattttttaaatcttccttttattgaacacattgctaagtTCTTACTTGCAATTTCAAAGCATTTATATCATATCTAAGCTTGGGctatgttgattttcaaaagagTTCCAACCAATATTGTGCAAACAATATTTGTAGAGAATGTATGTGCATAATATTCTGCTTCTTTTATAATATATCCCATAAATaagttctttttccttttattttcaattccattataactaATTCCTTTCTTTAGCACTAATcatctcttgattttcaattatcttttcaaaattctatttttgtctagtaaaattataaatgacCTTATCACTCATCCAAGATTCTTCCCACTTTTGGCTTCTTGCTTCAATAATTGTCCTTCACTCAAAAATATTCATTTTCAAGTCTATAATCTTGACATAAACTGAGGATGTTCATTGATTTTCTTCGAGAATGAATCTTCATGAAAAGTTATCCTTGCCTAAAATTAGACAATGTTTGACACACGAGATTTTGTCTGTTGTTTGTGTTAATTGGAAGAGTAAGGGCAGTTATTCCCTATACTCAATACATCAGATTGTCCATACTCATTACTCTTCCATTCTCATTCCTTATTATTTCATGTTTTTGTTCATTAATCATACAATTAAATCTAAATCACCAAGAATGTAATTACCTTTTGACTGCTTCTGAAATTTTTTGTTTGTCTTAAAACTCAAATTGTCTTCAAACTCAGATAATCCATCTATATTCCACTGGTAGCACATGTTAGTCTCCTTGTAGGTCAGGAGACGGTCTAGTCTTTGATAAATTTCAAGAGAAAATtacaaaatttctaaaattttaggagacctctaatttaaaaaaaaaaaaaagtgcgaACACGAAACAACACAGAATCATAACAAGAACCATCTTAAGAACATCCAAGCAAATCTAGAACACTTATCATAGCATTCACACACAACGCTAAAAATTCAGTTCCTCCAGCTTCCGTCCCTACCACCACCACTTCTAATAGCGGGATCCACCGTCCCCATAACCGCGATCACGTCCGCCGCCGTATCCTCCGTCACCGTAACCGCGATCACGCCCACCACCATAACCGCCACCACCATATCCACCACCACGGCTATAACCGCCGCCACCGCGACGGCTGTAGCCGCCACCTCCGCCTCGGGCCTGAGCCTCGTTAACGGTGATTCTACGGCCGTCAAGATCCTGGCCGTTCATTGCTTCAATGGCGTCTTTCATCGCCTTCTCGTTGCTGAAGGTCACAAATCCGAATCCCCTCGACCTCCCAGTGTCCCGATCGTTAATGATCTGTA
This window contains:
- the LOC131159255 gene encoding LOW QUALITY PROTEIN: glycine-rich RNA-binding protein GRP2A-like (The sequence of the model RefSeq protein was modified relative to this genomic sequence to represent the inferred CDS: deleted 1 base in 1 codon); translated protein: MADVEYKCFVGGLEWATDEQSLNSAFSPYGEIIESKIINDRDTGRSRGFGFVTFSNEKAMKDAIEAMNGQDLDGRRITVNEAQARGGGGGYSRRGGGGYSRGGGYGGGGYGGGRDRGYGDGGYGGGRDRGYGDGGSRYRSGGGRDGSWRN